A window of Sander vitreus isolate 19-12246 chromosome 18, sanVit1, whole genome shotgun sequence contains these coding sequences:
- the LOC144533133 gene encoding NAD(P)H oxidoreductase RTN4IP1, mitochondrial-like yields the protein MSSVRAMASTRFVSLFKAKAAGWSVCFRRNVSTSPSRLQSCMSAWVIDQYGTNGVLKFAEEITVPTVNSPSEVMIKVHAASLNPLDISMRGGYGAKMLKLRRDPMSVMDNNNDSEFPLILGRDVSGVVFDCGSEVTHFVPGDEVWAAVPPWKQGSLAEFVTLTEYEVSHKPKLLTHTEAASIPYVANTALSALVNAGGLCRDSSSNKRVLITGGSGGVGTFSIQLLKAWGAHVTVTCSQNAEGLIRGLGADEVVDYTAGDAHEQLGMMEKFDVILDSVGGETEQWAMGLLKPWSGAKYVTLVTPLLFNTDSMGLLGGMFQTGFTLHSKATQNIISSGVFYRWGFYAPDGPALDEVSKLVDAGKILPVVEAQFPFTQVPQAFQKLEQGHARGKTVVRVAEEDERQTEELVQDSRTETAESEQEVQETAKQN from the exons ATGTCTTCTGTCAGAGCTATGGCATCAACTAGGTTCGTGTCTTTGTTCAAAGCGAAAGCTGCAGGCTGGAGTGTGTGCTTCAGGAGAAATGTCAGCACTTCACCTTCAAGACTGCAGAGCTGTATGTCAGCCTGGGTCATTGATCAGTATGGTACTAATGGGGTTTTGAAGTTCGCGGAAGAAATCACCGTCCCCACTGTCAATTCTCCCAGTGAGGTGATGATTAAAGTCCATGCGGCTAGTCTCAACCCTCTTGATATCTCTATGAGGG GTGGTTATGGAGCTAAAATGCTTAAATTAAGAAGGGATCCAATGTCTGTGATGGACAACAACAATGATAGTGAGTTTCCTCTGATTCTGGGTCGTGATGTGTCTGGTGTAGTGTTTGACTGTGGATCGGAGGTTACCCATTTTGTTCCAGGAGATGAG GTGTGGGCTGCTGTTCCCCCATGGAAACAAGGCAGTCTGGCAGAATTTGTGACTCTAACAGAGTATGAG GTTTCCCATAAACCAAAATTATTGACTCACACAGAGGCAGCATCCATCCCCTATGTAGCCAACACTGCTCTGTCTGCGCTTGTTAATGCAGGTGGTCTTTGCAGAGACAGCTCTTCAAATAAAAG aGTTTTGATCACTGGAGGATCGGGAGGCGTTGGAACATTCTCTATTCAG TTATTAAAGGCCTGGGGTGCCCACGTAACTGTTACCTGCTCTCAGAACGCCGAAGGCCTTATTAGAGGGCTGGGGGCCGACGAGGTGGTGGACTACACAGCAGGAGATGCGCATGAACAGCTAGGAATGATGGAAAA GTTTGACGTGATTTTGGACAGCGTGGGTGGGGAAACGGAGCAGTGGGCCATGGGCCTGCTGAAACCCTGGTCTGGGGCAAAGTACGTCACACTGGTAACACCTTTACTCTTCAACACCGATTCCATGGGCCTGCTGGGCGGGATGTTTCAAACTGGATTCACCCTGCACAGCAAGGCCACACAG AACATAATATCAAGTGGAGTCTTCTATCGTTGGGGATTTTATGCGCCAGATGGGCCTGCCCTGGACGAGGTCAGCAAGCTGGTGGATGCAGGGAAG ATCTTGCCAGTTGTGGAGGCCCAGTTTCCATTTACCCAGGTGCCCCAGGCTTTTCAGAAGTTGGAGCAGGGCCATGCCAGAGGGAAGACTGTAGTCAGGGTGGCTGAAGAGGACGAGAGACAGACCGAAGAGTTGGTGCAGGACAGTCGCACAGAGACCGCAGAGTCCGAGCAAGAAGTTCAAGAAACGGCCAAACAAAACTAG